The DNA sequence ACAGGCAAAGACCGGCGATTCATCAGCGCCAAGCTCCCTCAACCTTGACTCAGTCTCAGCAGGGTTATTGGAGCGCATGACCTCTAGATGAGAGGGATCGGCAGGTAATGAAGGAGATAATTGCCATTCTAACGATGAAAGCGGTCAAGTATAGTTTTCCGGCACGTTTTGACTGCCAGCTTTCTCTACCACCTACGTAAGATCTCACGATTGTTGTTTACATCAGATGGTCGATCATCTCAGACCAAGACCGGGTGTCACCGAGAAGGCGTTTAAGCGCTGCCATTGACGAATGAGAATCGCTGCATTCAGATTCGAAACCCATATCTGGGCAGTTTTACTCAACATGGTATTCCGTGCTGCCTAATGCTACATAGAATGCCGATGATCGGATCGTTCAGCAGACATATAAAGTTGCATGCCCGGATTTTAGCTACGGCGGATGAGCTACATTGACGATCCACCCGTTGTTTTCAGATGCATTGGACACCATGGCTGCGTTTACTGacaagctggccaagcacAATGCAGCCAACAAGCTGTATAAGAGCTCTTTGCTGAACACTGTCTGTCTTGTTGCTGGACTGtcaattttcttcttcggctaTGACCAGGGATTGATGGGCGGCGTCAACACGGCTCGTGACTATGCGGAACGCATGGGCTTTGGCCACTGGgatgaagacaaaaaaaTTGTCGTCGTTGATAAGCCGTTGTTGCAAGGAGGCATAGTTGCTGTATACTATCTTCCTGGCACGCTCTTCGGATGTCTCATTGGAGGCTGGCTTGGCGATCGCTATGGCCGCATCAAGACTATTGCCATAGCTTGTGTTTGGTGTATTTTCGGGGCTACTCTACAGTCAGCAGCCATGAATGCAAACTGGATGTTTTGTGGTGAGTTAGAATTACGATTCTCAATACTACATCAAACGCTGAGAAATAGGGACTGATTTGATATGGTACAGCGCGTGTATTAAACGGCATTGGTACCGGAATTTTGAATGCCATCACACCGGTTTGGGCGACCGAGACGGCTGCTCATACCTCCCGGGGGCAGTTTGTGTCGATTGAGTTCACCTTGAACATATTGGGCGTTGTGGTAGCATACTGGCTGGAATTGTAAGTGAATGAGCTAACAACTACTTGGAACGTTCCTAATGCTTCGATAGTGGTACTTCCAAATATCACGACAATACATCTTCTTTTATCTGGAGATTTCCCGTCGCATTTCAGATTCTGCCGCTCTTGGTTCTTTTCGTTGTCATTTGGTTCATGCCAGAATCGCCTCGATGGCTTGTCAAAGTCGGCCGCGAAAAGGAAGCTCGATTTATACTTGGTCGCCTtcgaggagatgaaggcgaaGACGCCATTCACGCAGAAGCCGAGTATCAAGACATTGTAAACATACGGAACCTGGAAAAAGATACATCAACTCAACAAAGCTACCTCAACATGCTTTTCGGCATCGGCTCTGGGAAACTGCACACCGGTCGACGGGTTCAGCTGGTCATTTGGCTCCAGATTTTGCAAGAATGGATTGGCATTGCGGGAATAACAATTTATGGGCCTGAGATTTTCAGCATTGCTGGGATAAGCTCAGAAGACAGACTCTGGGTTagcggcatcaacaacatcacaTATATGGTAAGACGGATGCTCATGCTTTGCGGTACGTTTTCTAACAACGCGTCAGTTTGCCACGTTGATTTGCGTCTTTACTCTTGATCGCATTGGTCGCCGTTGGACTCTATACTGGGGAGCGATTGGACAAGGAATTTGCATGTTCGTTGCAGGCGGCCTTGCTCGGGCCACGATCAATGCCGAAGGACACAGCAATCAGAAACAAATCGGCGGCGCAGCGacattttttgttttcctctaCACGGCGATATTCGGTGCTACCTGGCTCACTGTCCCCTGGTTGTATCCCGCAGAAATCTTTCCACTGCAGGTTCGAGCCAAGGGAAATGCCTGGGGTGTTGTTGGCTGGTCTATTGGCAATGGCTGGACTGTAAGTTCTCTGTTTTAATCATCACGACCATTTCTAACAGTATTCTCTTAGGTACTGCTGCTTCCCACTATCTTTAACCGTCTGAATGAGAAGACTCTCTATATATTTGGGGCTGTCAACGTGCTGTCGATTTTCGTTGTTTGGGCGCTGTATCCCGAGTCGAACCAGCGCACATTGGAAGAAATGGATCTTGTCTTCGCCAGCGACAGTATATGGGCCTGGGAAGCTGAGCGCAACTTTGCAAAGCTTAAAGAAGAGAATCCTCAGTTGGTTCAAGGTTCAACCGGGGTCACAGATATAGAACACGCTACCGCAGCAAAGGAATAATATCTACATGTGGCTCGCATAGACATATAGTCTAATTAGAACATAGTGACTCCAAATCAATTCGAACAAAACTCAACTAGTTATTCAATCTTGTCATTTCATTTACTCGTTATACTTATGTATCATAACTCATCAGTCATCAAGCGCCTGCCCAGAATCGATCCCAAGCATCTTTAACAACATCCTTCTGCAGACGATTCAGAAAGTCATCAAACTTAACTGGCTCCTCTCCATCCAACCTCAGCATGCCATCTTTGATGCCCCGCCAGCCCTCTACTGGAAGCCTGATGTAATTATGCCCCTTGTCGCAAAAGCGCATAACATTAGGCGATCCCACCTTCTCAGGGTGATGTCTAGCATTGTAGCAAATCTCGCAAATCAGAGTCGTGGAGCATTCAGTGCAGTAATGCACTACCGAATCTCCCCACCACGCGTATCCAGCCAAGGGACTGCATATGCCTCCATCGCAGGTGTATACGGCAATGCTAGGATTAGCAAGATCCCCCCTCATCTTTCGGAGCCGACGACTTTCCGCTTCTGAGGTTCCCCAAGGTTTCGAAATGAGAGATTCCTTCGAAGGCCGCCATTCCTCCTTTAGGTTTTACATCTGAATCGCTATTTGAATCATCGTCGGATCCAAATTCCGAGTCTGCGTCAGACTCAGACCCCGCATCAGAACCAGAGTCTGatccatcttcctcgtcttcaacgtAAGTAATCTTGGAAAACATGGCAGACACGACAATCCGCGCATAGCGTTGAATGTCTTGTCCCTCTGGAATAGCTTTACTCAAAACCATCAGCGCGTGGCCCAGCTTTTCCAAGTTCTGACCATCGTTCCAGGATACTTTATCAGTTAGACCAGCGAAGCAGTCATCAAGAATGCTCTGTAGTCGCTCCTGAAACTCGCCTCCATGGCCCATCTTCAAGCACATTGACGCAATAACAATTCGGCGGTAAACAAGGTCCAAGGCTGTGTAAATTGGCACCGACAAAGAAAGTGGTCGATCCATCAGCCCTTTAAGTGCTGCGAGCGCCTCTGCTTTGACGCCTGGATCGCGCGAGCCCCGGAATGTTTCGTACAAGACATCAGACATGAGGTCTACTGCACGCTGGAGAGTAGATTGTGGCTCCTCGTCTGTTATAGAATACGGATATCCGTTGGATGTGCTCGCAAACACTTCGTCCAAGCATTTGCGAGAATTCTCAAGATCTCCAGCCGCTCTAAAGTAGGTCACTGCCAGCTCGAGACGCATAGGGGCACCGGCATTCAGTCGATCCAGGAACTGGGCAGCGTCCTTGTAGGCTTCAATAAGAAATTCAGTTTCACCCTCTTGGAGGGCGAGAGCGCGAAGGACATCATGGCGCTCCTGGCCTTCGTTGCAATAGTTCCAGGCCATCCAAGTCAGCCTATTACTGGAactccagctcttcaatgTTTGGAAGTATCCAGCGTAGTCGGATGCTTTCTCAAATAGATTAAGTTCGCTAACAAGAGAATCGCCTGAACTCAGTCCCGTGGGATCGATCAATTTTGCCAGAGTGTAAGACTCAGCCGCGTCTTCGCGCATCCCTCGCTTTGTTTCgatctttgcctttgcaagCAGGGCCAGTCGTTTGAGTGAAGTAGGAACATTGGCAGTCCCAATGCCCTCGACGCACTCCAGGATAGTCTTGAAAGCATCATCTTTCTCGTGAAGTTTCAGCAGGACATTACAGCGTAGGATTGCGACCTTGAACTTTTCCGTGTGGTCGTCTCCAGCAGTAAGAGAAGTAGTTGCTTTCTCGCACATTTCTTCTGCAGGTTTGTACAGCTTATaatagaagaagagctcTCCTACAGCTCGATATGCAGTGCAATCCATTTCAAGGTCGCTGAAGAGGTTAGGCAAACCGAGtgagctcttctcttcgccgaGCTCTTCCTTGGTCTGAGATGCAACGGTTTCGTTATCGCTGGAGGCCGGAGTCTCAGCTTTGGCCACCTGGGCATCTTTCGGGAAATTTGCTTTAGCTTTATCGGCAAGGAGATTATCGAGTCCAGCCTATATTACGCATGTTCAGAAAGATTAACAGTCAAACAAGAGGGATAAAAACTTACAACGCCTAAAAGGCCATAGAGAAGCTTATACGCCGTCAATGCCGCTCCAACATCAGCTGCGGTATAAATGAGGCGAGCGTACCCCTTGGCCATTCCCAGCCGGCAGTTTCGAGAATCAGTCGCAACATCAGCCCACCACGCAGCTGCAGAGGGTGTCAAGATGGATGAGACTTCTTGGACCTTGAGATTCTCGGCCCACAGAGCTGCCGTATCGTTCACCACACCCTTCAAGGTCCTATTGTATACTATCCCAGTGCGACTCAGGGTTTCTGCATAGTCGGTGTGCGAAAGCGCCATTGCAAACCCTTCCATAACTTCAGCCTTCTGTTGAGGTGTGTGCTGGTCCAACTTGATATCCATAAAATGAGACAGTAGCGAAGAGGCAGAATATAGTCGCAGCGATTCCTTAATCGTATGCCCTGGACCCAATGGCTCTGCCTTTACGAGATCAACAGAGTCCAACAATATCTGACGATTAGCTTCTGATTCTGTGAAACGCCAGTCGGAGTTTAAAGAGGAGGCATCTCTAAAGAATGCCCGCATTGATCTTTCTTTAAACTTGACAGGCAAAGAGCCATCATTGTAGACATCGTCTGGATTGTTCGATGCCGAATCCGCCTTttcgacatcttcaagagAGGTAATGTAG is a window from the Trichoderma atroviride chromosome 5, complete sequence genome containing:
- a CDS encoding uncharacterized protein (EggNog:ENOG41~TransMembrane:12 (i21-39o75-99i106-125o137-154i166-184o204-221i298-318o333-354i361-381o401-423i435-454o466-484i)), encoding MAAFTDKLAKHNAANKLYKSSLLNTVCLVAGLSIFFFGYDQGLMGGVNTARDYAERMGFGHWDEDKKIVVVDKPLLQGGIVAVYYLPGTLFGCLIGGWLGDRYGRIKTIAIACVWCIFGATLQSAAMNANWMFCARVLNGIGTGILNAITPVWATETAAHTSRGQFVSIEFTLNILGVVVAYWLEFGTSKYHDNTSSFIWRFPVAFQILPLLVLFVVIWFMPESPRWLVKVGREKEARFILGRLRGDEGEDAIHAEAEYQDIVNIRNLEKDTSTQQSYLNMLFGIGSGKLHTGRRVQLVIWLQILQEWIGIAGITIYGPEIFSIAGISSEDRLWVSGINNITYMFATLICVFTLDRIGRRWTLYWGAIGQGICMFVAGGLARATINAEGHSNQKQIGGAATFFVFLYTAIFGATWLTVPWLYPAEIFPLQVRAKGNAWGVVGWSIGNGWTVLLLPTIFNRLNEKTLYIFGAVNVLSIFVVWALYPESNQRTLEEMDLVFASDSIWAWEAERNFAKLKEENPQLVQGSTGVTDIEHATAAKE
- a CDS encoding uncharacterized protein (EggNog:ENOG41) encodes the protein MATNEEKKLAAEDIEKDNRDVADLWKDALKQYKGIVGFDLQPKFNNVQAMIDFGTGEMNAFHKFRHNSKKVDKLRTLFSANIDYIEKGAQQLISAATPAFPPAAAIGTAITYLLSACKQVSADYDVVVVFFEDMNSFLERVTILETRLPPNRAYQNCLMDVFTAFLTLTGYAHKYIELGRFKKWITNLIGGEDGDLGGARKKMDKDLTRLQNATEFAILGNSEELKKMNGELQVNQVEHTRMLEEQKEIMFSISQDTENIRTDVAKLLKAFTEQNAKHDHKGKPSSQEASKPASASRVRNVMPDVEGDGHEYKILKETLVPDTCTWVFSQPEWEAWIKPDEKDTTVSKPILALAGPPGTGKSHLAATVYDKLYSLAKEDSSQRTCVAHFYFREQVRDLCWFLKGIVTVIIQVVEQSAPLCERINAELVRDENVYSVWEWKDLLLRILGPSFGKGSPNRLFILFDGLDELVNFPQFPEFVKLIKEEGFHISIVVTSRPALLQQVSEQAEVSTIEITKEKQLADFKSLIWHRINDLGCLKRFTRYVQQRIAEKVEEVSPNLLYAEHTLARLDALGREGAALQVLARPLPETLQGVYELMLNECQRRMPAARQQIALKLLHWLAFSRRVLTLDEVTSLLVYLSKDDNFTLEEIPEVASKFLQVGDPALDAESRSGRRNAYITSLEDVEKADSASNNPDDVYNDGSLPVKFKERSMRAFFRDASSLNSDWRFTESEANRQILLDSVDLVKAEPLGPGHTIKESLRLYSASSLLSHFMDIKLDQHTPQQKAEVMEGFAMALSHTDYAETLSRTGIVYNRTLKGVVNDTAALWAENLKVQEVSSILTPSAAAWWADVATDSRNCRLGMAKGYARLIYTAADVGAALTAYKLLYGLLGVAGLDNLLADKAKANFPKDAQVAKAETPASSDNETVASQTKEELGEEKSSLGLPNLFSDLEMDCTAYRAVGELFFYYKLYKPAEEMCEKATTSLTAGDDHTEKFKVAILRCNVLLKLHEKDDAFKTILECVEGIGTANVPTSLKRLALLAKAKIETKRGMREDAAESYTLAKLIDPTGLSSGDSLVSELNLFEKASDYAGYFQTLKSWSSSNRLTWMAWNYCNEGQERHDVLRALALQEGETEFLIEAYKDAAQFLDRLNAGAPMRLELAVTYFRAAGDLENSRKCLDEVFASTSNGYPYSITDEEPQSTLQRAVDLMSDVLYETFRGSRDPGVKAEALAALKGLMDRPLSLSVPIYTALDLVYRRIVIASMCLKMGHGGEFQERLQSILDDCFAGLTDKVSWNDGQNLEKLGHALMVLSKAIPEGQDIQRYARIVVSAMFSKITYVEDEEDGSDSGSDAGSESDADSEFGSDDDSNSDSDVKPKGGMAAFEGISHFETLGNLRSGKSSAPKDEGGSC